From a region of the Canis lupus dingo isolate Sandy chromosome 5, ASM325472v2, whole genome shotgun sequence genome:
- the AURKAIP1 gene encoding aurora kinase A-interacting protein, with the protein MLLVRLIPLLRAVPRAGCSRPWPASGLLGRRACRPCYSTQPARPSGVASIPGKRFQLELEEMLVPRKMSISPLESWLSAHYLLPRLEARAPGTLAPSQLYECPPSQVGQGAEKGMEEVWDAPQMQCKNVLKIRRRKMNHHKYRKLVKRTRFLRRKVREGRLRRKQIKFERDLRRIWLKAGLKEAPAGWQTPKIYLKGK; encoded by the exons ATGCTCCTGGTGCGCCTGATCCCGCTGCTGAGGGCTGTTCCTCGGGCAG GCTGCAGTCGGCCCTGGCCGGCCTCGGGGCTGCTGGGCAGGCGAGCCTGCAGGCCCTGCTACAGCACACAGCCAGCCCGCCCAAGTGGAGTTGCCTCCATCCCTGGGAAGAGGTTCCAGCTGGAGCTTGAGGAGATGCTGGTCCCTAGGAAGATGTCTATCAGCCCCCTGGAGAGCTGGCTGAGCGCCCACTACCTCCTACCCAGACTAGAGGCCAGGGCCCCAGGGACCCTGGCTCCATCCCAACTCTATGAGTGTCCGCCTAGCCAGGTGGGCCAGGGGGCTGAGAAGGGGATGGAGGAGGTCTGGGATGCTCCCCAGATGCAGTGCAAAAATGTGCTGAAGATTCGCCGGCGAAAGATGAACCATCACAAGTACCGTAAGCTAGTCAAGAGGACCCGGTTCCTGCGGCGGAAGGTCCGAGAAGGACGCCTAAGACGGAAGCAG ATCAAGTTCGAGAGAGACCTGAGGCGTatctggctgaaggcaggcctgAAGGAAGCCCCTGCAGGTTGGCAGACCCCCAAGATCTACCTGAAAGGCAAATGA